The following proteins are co-located in the Paraburkholderia phytofirmans PsJN genome:
- a CDS encoding OmpA family protein, with protein MKASIRRYGLAWAAAFIMLASLAACSTPDKIILLPDPDGKVGAVVVRSATGEQTIDKAYAGVDVTKGGSIEPTVDSQSTVQARYGELLAARPPRPMTFTIFFLFDSATELAPESAATVQKLKTVLATWPAPQLVVVGHTDLAGSQEFNDRLSMQRAQTVAAFLIKQGIPAQRIETAARGKREPLVPTADGVPHRMNRRAVITIQ; from the coding sequence TTGAAGGCCTCGATCCGACGTTATGGGCTGGCATGGGCAGCGGCATTCATCATGCTAGCTTCTCTGGCCGCGTGTAGTACTCCGGACAAAATTATTTTATTGCCGGATCCCGACGGCAAGGTCGGCGCGGTCGTGGTCCGCAGCGCCACCGGAGAGCAGACCATCGACAAGGCTTACGCCGGCGTCGACGTCACCAAAGGCGGCAGCATCGAGCCGACGGTGGATAGCCAGTCCACCGTGCAGGCACGCTATGGCGAACTGCTCGCGGCCCGGCCGCCGCGGCCCATGACATTCACGATCTTTTTCCTGTTCGACTCCGCCACCGAATTGGCGCCGGAGTCGGCCGCCACGGTGCAGAAACTGAAAACCGTGCTCGCGACCTGGCCCGCGCCTCAACTCGTGGTGGTCGGTCACACCGATCTGGCAGGCTCGCAGGAATTCAACGACAGACTGTCCATGCAGCGGGCGCAGACGGTTGCCGCGTTCCTCATCAAGCAAGGCATTCCTGCCCAACGGATCGAGACCGCGGCCCGCGGCAAGCGCGAGCCACTGGTCCCCACGGCGGATGGGGTTCCCCATCGCATGAACCGGCGCGCGGTCATCACCATCCAATGA
- a CDS encoding FecR family protein, whose amino-acid sequence MRLQAAHYALLLACGCLTLADALADDAAGVVKTVKGTVQIERSGASSGAAIGSEVYGKDRIVTGPQSSVGITLRDTTQLSAGADTILDLNQFAFNTTTHGGVLDASVKRGSLAVISGKLAKANPDAVRFSTPTTTLGVRGTEFIIEVGDKGEGAR is encoded by the coding sequence ATGCGTCTCCAAGCCGCTCACTATGCGTTGCTCCTCGCCTGCGGATGCCTGACTCTCGCGGACGCACTGGCCGACGATGCCGCAGGTGTGGTCAAGACGGTCAAGGGCACCGTGCAGATCGAGCGCTCCGGAGCAAGTTCGGGCGCGGCTATCGGCAGCGAGGTGTATGGCAAGGATCGGATCGTGACCGGCCCGCAGTCCTCCGTCGGCATCACGCTGCGCGACACCACTCAACTCTCGGCCGGCGCCGACACCATTCTCGACCTCAATCAATTCGCCTTCAATACCACGACCCATGGCGGCGTGCTCGACGCTTCCGTGAAACGCGGTTCTCTCGCCGTGATTTCCGGCAAGCTGGCGAAGGCAAATCCGGACGCCGTGCGTTTCAGCACGCCGACCACGACGCTCGGCGTGCGCGGCACCGAGTTCATCATCGAAGTCGGCGATAAAGGGGAGGGGGCGCGTTGA
- a CDS encoding NCS1 family nucleobase:cation symporter-1, giving the protein MEIRDPSPGLYNEDLAPSRVRNWGAFSIFNVWTSDVHSLWGYYLAASLFLLCGTFTNFVLAIGIGSLVIFALMNLIGYAGEKTGVPYPVLARASFGVWGANLAALVRAVVACFWYGAQTAAAAGALVALLIRNDSLMTFYKGTHFLGHSGLEVICYVVIWALQLLIIQKGMETVRKFQDWAGPAVWVAMLILAIGLCVKAGGFSFSHGIPMDVLLDKTKDAGVSGEPGSFWALMAVGATWITYFAALYLNFCDFSRYARNRDAVKKGNLWGLPVNLIAFSLVAGITTIAAFKVYGEVLLHPEQISAKFDSWVLALIAALTFAVATLGINVVANFVSAAFDISNVFPRQISFKKGGYIAAAIALVLYPFAPWEGNAAHFVNAIGATMGPLLGIILVDYYLVAKGNINVAALYQEYGEYRYEGGWNVNALIAAAIGSVFSTFLPNFTTLLPVWWNTYGWFFGVLIGGGTYLIMATLRPRAAVAPTRA; this is encoded by the coding sequence ATGGAAATCCGCGACCCTTCGCCCGGCCTTTACAACGAAGATCTCGCCCCTTCGAGGGTGCGCAACTGGGGGGCCTTCAGCATCTTCAACGTCTGGACCTCCGATGTGCACAGTCTCTGGGGCTACTACCTCGCCGCCAGCCTGTTCCTGCTGTGCGGCACGTTCACCAACTTCGTGCTGGCGATCGGAATCGGCTCGCTGGTGATCTTCGCGCTGATGAACCTGATCGGCTACGCCGGCGAGAAGACCGGCGTGCCTTATCCGGTACTGGCGCGCGCGTCCTTCGGCGTGTGGGGCGCCAATCTTGCGGCGCTGGTGCGCGCCGTGGTGGCCTGCTTCTGGTACGGCGCGCAGACGGCCGCGGCCGCGGGCGCGCTGGTCGCGCTGCTCATCCGCAACGACAGCCTGATGACGTTCTACAAGGGCACGCACTTCCTCGGCCACTCGGGACTGGAGGTGATCTGTTACGTGGTCATCTGGGCGCTGCAGTTGCTCATCATCCAGAAGGGCATGGAGACGGTGCGCAAGTTTCAGGACTGGGCCGGCCCGGCAGTGTGGGTCGCGATGCTGATTCTGGCGATCGGGCTGTGCGTGAAGGCCGGCGGCTTCTCTTTCTCGCACGGCATTCCGATGGACGTGCTGCTCGACAAAACCAAAGATGCCGGTGTCAGCGGTGAGCCGGGCTCGTTCTGGGCGCTGATGGCAGTGGGCGCGACCTGGATCACTTACTTCGCGGCGCTGTACCTGAATTTCTGCGACTTCTCGCGCTACGCCAGGAATCGCGATGCCGTGAAGAAAGGCAATCTGTGGGGTCTGCCGGTCAATCTGATCGCGTTCTCGCTGGTGGCCGGCATCACCACCATCGCCGCCTTCAAGGTGTACGGCGAGGTGCTGCTGCACCCCGAGCAGATCTCCGCCAAGTTCGACAGCTGGGTACTGGCGCTCATCGCGGCGCTGACCTTCGCGGTCGCCACGCTGGGCATCAACGTGGTCGCCAATTTCGTCTCGGCCGCGTTCGACATCTCCAACGTGTTCCCCAGGCAGATCAGCTTCAAGAAGGGCGGCTATATTGCCGCGGCCATCGCGCTGGTGCTCTACCCGTTCGCGCCGTGGGAAGGCAACGCCGCGCACTTCGTCAACGCCATCGGCGCGACGATGGGCCCTTTGCTGGGGATCATTCTGGTGGACTACTATCTGGTCGCCAAGGGCAACATCAACGTTGCAGCGCTCTATCAGGAGTATGGCGAGTACCGTTACGAAGGCGGCTGGAACGTCAACGCGTTGATCGCGGCAGCGATCGGCAGCGTGTTTTCGACCTTTCTGCCGAACTTCACCACGCTGCTGCCGGTCTGGTGGAATACCTATGGCTGGTTCTTCGGCGTGCTGATCGGCGGCGGCACGTATCTGATCATGGCGACGCTGCGGCCACGCGCGGCCGTCGCGCCGACCCGCGCTTAA
- a CDS encoding MFS transporter, with product MSMIAARIERLPFSGFHRRLLLMGGLGYTFDAMDAAVLAFLLPVLRTQWVLTSVQTGVLGSGTFMGYFVGAMLAGMLGDVIGRRKVMMYALVIYCVASLASALANDWGFFLATRIVAGLGTGAESAIVAPFLSEFVARRYRGSFTGSLAGFFSFGFVAAALLGYLVIPLAPNAWRAVMVITALPIVMLLWWRRALPESPRWLEARDRHAEADAIVSRMEAEVLKAGVQLEPLPAAREEAVPLAAGRASIIANVKALWAAKLARITAMTWLMWLSITFSYYAFFTWIPGLLVQNGMTITRSFSYSLVIYIAQIPGYFSGAWLNEKIGRQATIASYMILGGISALGLALTGTDTGIMVSGILLSFFMNGTYAGVYAYTPEVFPTDVRATGTGLASSIGRLGAIAAPILVGYVYPRLGFAGVFGATTLVLLIGAAAVLLMGVPTRGRSLEDIAAGQINP from the coding sequence ATGTCGATGATTGCCGCCCGTATCGAGCGTTTGCCGTTTTCAGGTTTTCACCGCCGTCTGCTGCTGATGGGCGGCCTCGGTTATACCTTCGACGCGATGGACGCCGCCGTGCTCGCGTTTCTGCTGCCGGTGTTGCGTACGCAATGGGTTTTGACGAGCGTGCAGACCGGCGTGCTGGGAAGCGGTACGTTCATGGGCTATTTCGTCGGCGCGATGCTCGCGGGCATGCTCGGCGACGTCATCGGCCGACGCAAGGTCATGATGTATGCGCTCGTGATCTATTGTGTCGCCTCTCTTGCCAGCGCGCTCGCGAACGACTGGGGCTTTTTTCTGGCGACGCGTATTGTCGCCGGCCTGGGGACGGGAGCGGAAAGCGCCATCGTCGCGCCGTTTCTTTCGGAGTTCGTGGCGCGACGGTATCGCGGCAGTTTCACCGGCAGCCTCGCGGGATTCTTCTCGTTTGGCTTCGTGGCGGCGGCATTGCTCGGCTATCTGGTGATCCCTCTCGCACCCAATGCATGGCGCGCGGTCATGGTCATCACCGCACTGCCCATCGTGATGCTGCTCTGGTGGCGCCGCGCATTGCCCGAGTCGCCGCGCTGGCTCGAGGCGCGCGACCGCCACGCGGAAGCCGATGCGATCGTGTCGCGAATGGAAGCGGAAGTGCTGAAAGCCGGCGTGCAACTGGAGCCGCTGCCTGCCGCGCGCGAGGAAGCCGTTCCGCTCGCGGCCGGACGGGCTTCGATCATCGCGAACGTCAAGGCGTTATGGGCCGCGAAGCTCGCGCGCATCACGGCCATGACGTGGCTGATGTGGCTGTCCATCACGTTCAGCTATTACGCGTTTTTCACGTGGATTCCCGGCTTGCTGGTTCAGAACGGAATGACGATCACGCGAAGTTTTTCGTATTCGCTCGTGATTTACATCGCGCAGATTCCCGGCTACTTTTCGGGCGCGTGGCTCAACGAGAAGATCGGCCGGCAGGCGACGATTGCGTCGTACATGATATTGGGCGGCATCTCGGCGCTTGGGCTCGCGTTGACGGGTACGGATACCGGCATCATGGTGTCGGGCATCCTGCTTTCGTTCTTCATGAACGGCACCTATGCCGGCGTTTATGCCTATACCCCCGAGGTCTTTCCCACCGACGTGCGCGCGACCGGCACCGGGCTCGCATCGTCGATTGGCCGGCTGGGCGCGATCGCCGCGCCTATCCTCGTCGGGTATGTCTACCCGCGGCTGGGTTTTGCCGGCGTGTTCGGGGCGACGACGCTGGTGCTGCTGATCGGTGCGGCGGCGGTGTTGCTCATGGGCGTACCGACGCGCGGAAGATCGCTGGAAGACATTGCAGCAGGGCAGATCAACCCGTGA
- a CDS encoding metal-dependent hydrolase family protein, with translation MTTFVLRNGALLDPTRADLLEGFEILIEDGFVREVSDKPINSSKAHVIDVKGKTIMPGLIDLHVHVVAIEFNLPRVATLPNVLVTLRAVPIMRAMLRRGFTTVRDAGGAGYPFKQAVESGLIEGPRLFVSGRALSQTGGHADPRARSDYMPPDAPCGCCVRVGALGRVADGVDEVRRAVREELQMGADQIKIMASGGVASPTDPVGAFGYSEDEIRAIVAEAEGRGTYVLAHAYTPAAIARAVRCGVRTIEHGNLIDEETARLVAEHGAYVVPTLVTYDALASEGEKYGLPPASIAKVADVHGAGLQSIEIMKRAGVKMGFGTDLLGEAQRLQSDEFRILADVMSPAEVIASATLVGAEVLGMQDKLGRIMPGAHADVLVVDGNPLKSVDCLLGQGEHIPLVMKDGRIFVNELESA, from the coding sequence AAGGCTTTGAAATTCTCATCGAGGATGGCTTCGTGCGCGAAGTGTCCGACAAGCCGATCAATAGCAGCAAAGCGCATGTGATCGACGTCAAAGGCAAAACGATCATGCCGGGTCTGATCGATCTGCACGTGCATGTCGTTGCCATCGAATTCAACTTGCCGCGCGTGGCCACGCTGCCCAACGTGCTCGTCACGCTCCGCGCCGTGCCGATCATGCGCGCGATGCTGCGCCGCGGCTTTACCACCGTGCGCGACGCGGGCGGAGCAGGGTATCCATTCAAGCAGGCGGTCGAGTCGGGGTTGATCGAAGGTCCGCGCCTGTTTGTGTCCGGCCGCGCGTTGAGCCAGACGGGCGGTCACGCCGATCCGCGCGCCCGCTCCGATTACATGCCGCCCGATGCCCCTTGCGGATGCTGCGTGCGCGTGGGTGCGCTCGGCCGCGTGGCGGACGGCGTCGATGAAGTGCGCCGCGCCGTGCGCGAGGAACTGCAGATGGGCGCGGACCAGATCAAGATCATGGCGTCGGGCGGGGTGGCTTCACCTACGGATCCCGTCGGCGCTTTTGGTTACTCCGAAGATGAGATCCGCGCCATCGTCGCCGAAGCAGAGGGACGCGGCACGTATGTGCTCGCGCATGCCTACACGCCCGCGGCAATCGCGCGCGCCGTGCGCTGCGGCGTGCGCACGATCGAACACGGCAACCTGATCGACGAGGAGACCGCGCGCCTCGTCGCGGAGCACGGCGCGTATGTCGTGCCGACCCTCGTCACTTACGACGCCCTTGCAAGCGAAGGCGAGAAATACGGACTGCCGCCGGCCAGCATTGCAAAGGTCGCGGACGTGCATGGCGCCGGTCTGCAGTCGATCGAAATCATGAAGCGCGCCGGCGTGAAGATGGGCTTCGGCACGGATCTGCTCGGCGAGGCGCAGCGGTTGCAAAGCGATGAGTTCCGGATTCTGGCCGACGTCATGTCGCCGGCCGAAGTGATCGCGAGCGCGACGCTCGTCGGCGCGGAAGTGCTCGGCATGCAGGACAAGCTCGGCAGAATCATGCCGGGCGCGCATGCGGATGTGCTGGTGGTCGACGGCAATCCTTTGAAGTCCGTCGATTGCCTGTTGGGGCAGGGCGAGCATATACCGCTCGTCATGAAGGACGGCCGGATCTTCGTCAACGAACTCGAAAGCGCCTGA